Proteins encoded by one window of Polaribacter haliotis:
- a CDS encoding MutS-related protein yields the protein MKNPLEFYTKNKAELEEKAKELKSKSANLSVFRFAVFLATCFLVYLTFGKYPDVFIVAFLGLLLFGFLVTKHVNLKRKRNILAKKIKINAVEIQVLKGDFHQLETGEEFINPAHFYSNDIDLFGLGSFFQSINRTKTKDGKVVLANSLTENKTNNIVEKQETLKELSGKVKWRQHFSALASLVSVNSTTNAIVGWISNYSSVFPKFLKTLQIVFTIVSLSLIGLISFGQISFTYIVIWFFVGLFITGRFVMKINHLYTEASKARDTFKQYHYLLNEIENEGFTSKILKEKQQIINSESKKASVIFKEFARILDTFDQRNNIVIAIFGNGLFLSEIYNVCKVEKWISEYKHTVGNWFEVVAYFDATNSLANFKYNHPKFIFPEITSEKNVIESTNLGHPLLNSEKRVDNDFNINKEEFFIVTGANMAGKSTFLRTVSLSIVMANCGLPVCAESFKYSPIKLITSMRTTDSLTEDESYFYSELKRLKFIVDEIENEDYFIILDEILKGTNSKDKAIGSKKFVEKLTKSKSTGIIATHDVSLCELENEFEDVKNYYFDAEIINNELHFDYTLKNGVCKNMNASFLLQKMEII from the coding sequence ATGAAAAATCCTTTAGAATTTTATACAAAAAATAAAGCTGAGCTAGAAGAAAAAGCAAAAGAGTTAAAAAGTAAATCTGCTAATTTAAGTGTATTTAGATTTGCTGTTTTTTTAGCAACTTGTTTTTTAGTTTATTTGACTTTCGGAAAATATCCTGATGTTTTTATTGTTGCTTTTTTAGGACTTTTACTTTTTGGTTTTTTGGTTACAAAACATGTAAATCTTAAAAGAAAAAGAAATATTCTTGCTAAAAAAATTAAAATAAATGCAGTTGAAATTCAGGTTTTAAAAGGAGATTTTCACCAGTTAGAAACTGGTGAAGAATTTATAAATCCTGCTCATTTTTATAGTAATGATATCGATTTATTTGGATTGGGTTCTTTCTTTCAATCTATAAATAGAACTAAAACAAAAGACGGAAAAGTAGTTTTAGCAAACAGTTTAACAGAAAATAAAACAAATAATATTGTTGAAAAACAAGAAACTTTAAAAGAACTTTCTGGTAAAGTAAAATGGCGTCAGCATTTCTCTGCTTTGGCAAGTTTGGTTTCGGTAAATAGTACTACAAACGCAATTGTTGGTTGGATTTCTAATTACAGTTCTGTATTTCCAAAATTTTTAAAAACCCTTCAAATTGTTTTTACAATCGTTTCTTTAAGCTTAATTGGTTTGATTTCTTTCGGACAAATTTCTTTCACTTATATTGTTATTTGGTTTTTTGTCGGACTTTTTATTACGGGTAGATTTGTAATGAAAATCAACCACCTATACACAGAAGCAAGTAAAGCAAGAGATACATTTAAGCAATATCATTATTTATTAAATGAAATTGAAAATGAGGGATTTACTTCAAAAATATTAAAAGAGAAACAGCAAATTATCAATTCAGAAAGTAAAAAAGCTTCTGTTATTTTTAAAGAATTCGCGAGAATTTTAGATACTTTCGATCAGAGAAATAATATTGTTATCGCAATTTTTGGAAATGGATTATTTCTGTCTGAAATTTACAATGTCTGTAAAGTTGAAAAATGGATTTCAGAATACAAGCATACAGTCGGAAATTGGTTTGAGGTGGTTGCTTATTTCGATGCTACAAATTCGTTGGCGAACTTTAAATACAATCATCCAAAGTTTATATTTCCAGAAATTACTTCAGAAAAAAATGTGATTGAATCTACCAATTTAGGTCATCCTTTATTGAATTCAGAAAAAAGAGTTGATAATGACTTCAACATCAATAAAGAAGAATTTTTTATTGTTACTGGGGCAAACATGGCTGGGAAAAGTACGTTTTTAAGAACGGTTTCTTTATCTATAGTTATGGCAAATTGTGGTTTGCCTGTTTGTGCAGAAAGTTTTAAATATTCGCCAATAAAACTAATTACAAGTATGCGAACTACAGATTCTTTAACGGAAGATGAATCGTATTTTTATTCAGAATTAAAACGTTTAAAATTTATTGTTGATGAAATCGAAAATGAAGATTACTTTATCATTTTAGATGAAATTTTAAAGGGAACCAACAGTAAAGACAAGGCAATTGGCTCTAAAAAATTCGTCGAAAAACTAACAAAATCGAAATCTACAGGAATTATTGCAACGCACGATGTAAGTTTATGTGAGTTGGAAAATGAATTCGAAGACGTAAAAAATTATTATTTCGATGCAGAAATAATCAACAACGAATTGCATTTCGATTATACTTTAAAAAATGGTGTTTGTAAAAATATGAATGCTTCTTTCTTGTTGCAAAAAATGGAGATTATTTAG
- the moaA gene encoding GTP 3',8-cyclase MoaA yields MSKLIDNFGRQMEYVRLAVTDRCNLRCQYCMPAHGIDIVPRQELLTFKEMYRLIRVLTELGVKKVRLTGGEPFVRKDFVGFLEMLSYNDLLDAINITTNGAMISQHIPKIEKLEKVKHINLSIDSLQREKFAKITRRDVFPEVYKTFELLEKSSLNLKLNVVVQSGFNTDEIVDFVRLTKDKNVAVRFIEEMPFNGKGQRDMQENWTFKKILNEIKTEFDVQEIKSEKSSTSRNYKVENHLGSIGIIPAFTRTICNDCNRIRITSTGTFKNCLFDDGVFNLRDFIRKGASNDDLKELFLSLVKDKPENGFIAEANRKDGGASESMSTIGG; encoded by the coding sequence ATGAGCAAATTAATAGACAATTTTGGGCGACAAATGGAGTATGTACGTTTAGCGGTTACAGATCGCTGTAATTTGCGTTGCCAATATTGTATGCCAGCTCATGGAATAGATATTGTACCAAGACAAGAGCTACTTACTTTTAAAGAAATGTATCGTTTAATTCGTGTTTTAACAGAATTGGGCGTTAAAAAAGTACGTTTAACTGGTGGAGAACCTTTTGTTCGTAAAGATTTTGTCGGTTTTTTGGAAATGTTGTCTTATAACGATTTGTTAGACGCAATAAATATTACCACAAATGGAGCAATGATTTCTCAACATATTCCAAAGATTGAAAAGCTGGAAAAAGTAAAACACATCAATTTAAGTATCGATAGTTTGCAAAGAGAAAAATTCGCAAAAATTACAAGAAGAGACGTTTTTCCTGAAGTTTATAAAACCTTTGAATTATTAGAAAAAAGTAGCTTAAATTTAAAATTGAATGTAGTTGTACAATCTGGTTTTAATACAGATGAAATTGTAGATTTTGTAAGATTGACAAAAGATAAAAACGTTGCAGTCAGATTTATTGAAGAAATGCCTTTCAATGGAAAAGGACAACGTGACATGCAAGAAAATTGGACGTTCAAGAAGATTTTAAACGAGATAAAAACCGAGTTTGATGTTCAGGAAATTAAATCTGAAAAATCATCTACTTCAAGAAATTATAAAGTTGAAAACCATTTAGGTTCTATTGGGATTATTCCTGCCTTTACAAGAACAATTTGTAACGATTGTAATAGAATTAGAATCACTTCCACAGGAACTTTTAAAAATTGTTTATTTGATGATGGTGTTTTTAATTTGCGAGATTTTATAAGAAAAGGAGCATCCAATGACGATTTAAAAGAACTTTTTTTATCTTTAGTAAAAGATAAACCTGAAAATGGTTTTATAGCAGAAGCAAATAGAAAAGATGGTGGCGCTTCTGAAAGTATGAGTACAATTGGAGGGTAG
- the gldD gene encoding gliding motility lipoprotein GldD, protein MRNLFFLFLILIFVSCKEDVLPKPKAYLSLNYPTKTYQKLSIERPYTFEILNNTEVINEPNNWLTIKYPSLKASLDITYRPVNNNIKELLTEAEKLVFKHTVKAEQIIPKDFVNPKKRVFGSLYEITGNAASQLQFHVTDSTNNFIKGSLYFYVKPNYDSILPAVDYIKEDILRLVETLEWKSPS, encoded by the coding sequence ATGCGTAATCTATTTTTCTTATTTTTAATATTGATTTTTGTTTCCTGCAAAGAAGATGTTTTACCAAAACCAAAAGCGTATTTGAGTTTAAATTACCCTACAAAAACATATCAAAAATTATCAATTGAAAGACCTTATACTTTTGAAATTTTAAATAATACTGAAGTAATTAACGAGCCTAATAATTGGCTAACAATTAAATATCCAAGTTTAAAAGCTTCTCTAGATATTACCTACAGACCAGTAAATAACAACATCAAAGAATTATTAACAGAAGCCGAAAAGCTAGTTTTTAAACACACAGTAAAAGCGGAACAAATTATACCAAAAGACTTTGTAAACCCTAAAAAAAGAGTGTTTGGTAGCTTGTATGAAATTACTGGAAACGCCGCTTCTCAATTACAATTTCATGTTACAGATAGCACAAATAACTTTATAAAAGGTTCATTGTATTTTTATGTAAAACCTAACTACGATTCTATTTTACCTGCTGTAGATTATATTAAAGAAGATATATTGCGTTTGGTGGAAACGCTAGAATGGAAAAGCCCATCTTAA
- a CDS encoding molybdopterin molybdotransferase MoeA, whose amino-acid sequence MISVKEAKKIILNSTQNFGVEEIPFIKSVGRILKEDILADRDFPPFNRVSMDGIAIDFTSFKNGQRSFKIEGIQPAGSEQISLNNPENCIEVMTGAVLPNNTNSVIRYEDITIKNGVATINIDEIKDAQNIHSKGKDGKFGDLLIKQNTKISASEIGVLATVGKSFVKVAKQPKVMIVSTGDELVGVDEIPLEHQIRRSNVFTLVSLLERLHIPSETAHITDDKPILKQKIERYLQEYDVLLFSGAVSKGKFDFLPEVFNELGVEKLFHKIAQRPGKPFWFGSTASLSISEQDVYQNEKGNSKKNTIVFGFPGNPISTFVNCLAYFYPWYYKSVGVEVEEETAILSEDFVFKPSLTYFLQVKLSYKFGHLVATPITGNGSGDLASLVNADAFIQLPNDKNEFKSGEVFPIIRYR is encoded by the coding sequence ATGATTTCAGTAAAAGAGGCAAAAAAAATAATTTTAAACTCAACTCAAAACTTCGGAGTTGAAGAAATTCCGTTTATAAAATCTGTTGGTAGAATTTTAAAAGAAGATATTCTTGCAGATAGAGATTTCCCTCCATTTAATAGAGTTTCTATGGATGGAATTGCAATTGACTTTACATCATTCAAAAACGGACAAAGAAGCTTTAAAATTGAAGGAATTCAACCTGCAGGAAGTGAGCAAATTTCACTAAATAACCCAGAAAATTGTATTGAAGTTATGACTGGTGCAGTTTTGCCAAATAATACAAATTCAGTAATTCGTTATGAAGATATTACTATCAAAAACGGAGTTGCTACAATAAATATTGATGAAATTAAAGATGCACAAAACATTCATTCTAAAGGAAAGGATGGAAAATTTGGCGATTTATTAATCAAACAAAACACAAAAATATCAGCATCAGAAATTGGTGTTTTGGCAACTGTTGGTAAATCATTTGTAAAAGTTGCAAAGCAACCAAAAGTTATGATTGTTTCCACAGGTGATGAATTGGTTGGTGTAGATGAAATTCCTTTAGAACATCAAATTAGAAGATCTAATGTTTTTACGTTGGTTTCATTATTAGAAAGATTACATATTCCTTCTGAAACTGCTCATATTACAGATGATAAACCCATTTTAAAACAAAAAATAGAAAGGTATTTGCAAGAATATGACGTTTTGCTTTTCAGTGGAGCAGTCAGTAAAGGTAAATTCGATTTTTTACCAGAAGTTTTTAATGAATTGGGTGTAGAAAAATTGTTTCATAAAATTGCACAAAGACCTGGGAAGCCATTTTGGTTCGGAAGCACAGCTTCTTTAAGTATTAGTGAACAGGATGTTTATCAGAATGAAAAAGGAAATAGTAAAAAGAACACAATTGTGTTCGGATTTCCAGGAAATCCTATTTCAACATTTGTAAATTGTTTAGCGTATTTTTATCCTTGGTATTATAAATCAGTTGGAGTAGAGGTTGAAGAGGAAACCGCAATTTTATCAGAAGATTTTGTTTTTAAACCGAGCTTAACTTATTTTTTACAAGTAAAATTAAGTTACAAATTTGGGCATTTAGTGGCAACTCCAATTACTGGAAATGGTTCTGGAGATTTAGCAAGTTTGGTAAATGCAGATGCTTTTATTCAATTACCAAATGATAAAAATGAATTTAAAAGTGGAGAGGTTTTTCCAATAATTAGATATAGATAA
- a CDS encoding HesA/MoeB/ThiF family protein — protein sequence MKPTKNQLFKRQITLSEIGEVGQEKLQNASVLVVGCGGLGSPIAVYLASSGIGKIHLVDFDTVDITNLHRQVFYSLEDVDQPKAEVLSAFIKKRAPFTEVTFSNNPITKENVFELIEKVDIIVDGTDSLPTKYLLNDACVIKNKPLVYGSLYKFDGYVATFNVLQKDGSYSTNLRDAFPEMATDIPNCEEAGTLNAIVGMIAMQQINEVLKLVTGIGKPLTNQLRIYNTLQNTELKMKLKPTFLKDKIAKLFKVQTYVDVACSGQNSDWQISPEELKKRLSFRAEANNLEIIAVLNNLKLPFDVQQTIHINSFDADKITVDKNKTYVMVCQRGFNSYRATVKLKNKYPDLEVLNLTGGISSYK from the coding sequence ATGAAACCAACAAAAAATCAACTTTTTAAACGTCAAATAACATTATCCGAAATTGGAGAAGTTGGGCAAGAAAAACTACAAAACGCATCTGTTTTGGTTGTTGGTTGTGGAGGTTTGGGAAGTCCGATTGCGGTTTATTTGGCTTCAAGTGGCATTGGAAAAATCCATTTAGTAGATTTCGATACTGTTGATATTACAAATCTTCACAGACAAGTTTTTTATTCTTTAGAAGATGTAGATCAACCAAAAGCGGAAGTTTTATCAGCATTTATAAAAAAAAGAGCGCCTTTTACAGAAGTAACTTTTTCTAACAACCCAATTACAAAAGAAAATGTTTTTGAATTGATAGAAAAAGTAGATATTATTGTAGATGGAACAGATTCTTTACCAACAAAATATTTGTTAAACGACGCTTGTGTTATTAAAAATAAACCTTTGGTTTATGGTTCCTTATATAAGTTCGATGGTTATGTTGCTACTTTTAATGTCTTGCAAAAAGATGGAAGTTATTCTACAAACTTAAGAGATGCTTTTCCCGAAATGGCAACAGATATCCCAAATTGTGAGGAAGCAGGAACGTTAAACGCAATCGTTGGTATGATTGCGATGCAACAAATAAATGAAGTTTTAAAATTAGTTACAGGAATTGGAAAACCGTTGACAAATCAACTTCGTATATATAATACGTTGCAAAACACCGAGTTAAAAATGAAGTTAAAACCGACTTTTTTGAAAGATAAAATTGCGAAACTTTTTAAAGTTCAAACCTATGTAGATGTTGCTTGTAGTGGACAAAATTCTGATTGGCAAATTTCCCCAGAAGAATTAAAAAAACGTTTGTCATTTCGAGCAGAGGCTAATAATCTGGAAATCATTGCAGTTTTAAACAATTTAAAACTTCCCTTTGATGTGCAACAAACAATTCATATTAATAGTTTTGATGCTGATAAAATTACTGTTGATAAAAACAAAACCTATGTAATGGTTTGTCAGCGTGGTTTTAATAGTTACAGAGCTACTGTAAAATTGAAAAATAAATATCCAGATTTAGAAGTGTTGAATTTAACTGGCGGAATTTCGAGTTACAAATAA
- a CDS encoding NTP transferase domain-containing protein: MAKHKKHTNLERRDNDNFAPNEIAILGTNCGIISDLVHKVSKKLSNYKLAYFDASHAKDIQENKLSEYTFHHEGNLQITTSGNVNKFEQRLQFAQYDYVFINGNHYQGAKQILILDEAKEASVLKRLEQLDSIQFIIKLKKETEFFDFLVEKFPNIKNKICYTIDEVDKIANHINNLVLEKIAPIKGLVLVGGKSTRMGKDKSELNYFGKPQKEHAKELLENNNFETYYSVQTEFSVISSEVEKSQNEIPDVFLNLGPFGGICSAFQKDPNSAWLVLATDVPFVNDEVIQQLLKHRNPSKVATAIKGKSKEFVEPLITIYEPKAYSILLQYLAQGYSCPRKMLINSDVEIVEIDDSFIRNVNTPEDFESAKRGIKN; encoded by the coding sequence ATGGCTAAACATAAAAAACATACAAATTTAGAGAGAAGAGATAACGATAATTTCGCTCCAAATGAAATCGCTATTTTAGGTACAAATTGTGGGATAATTTCAGATTTAGTTCATAAGGTTTCAAAAAAATTATCAAACTATAAATTAGCATATTTTGATGCTTCTCACGCAAAAGATATTCAAGAAAATAAACTATCAGAATATACTTTTCATCATGAAGGAAATTTACAAATAACCACTTCTGGAAACGTAAATAAATTTGAACAACGTTTGCAATTTGCACAATACGATTACGTTTTTATCAATGGAAATCATTATCAAGGTGCAAAACAAATATTGATTTTAGACGAAGCAAAAGAAGCTTCCGTATTAAAAAGGTTGGAGCAATTAGACAGCATTCAGTTTATTATAAAGTTGAAAAAAGAAACGGAGTTTTTTGATTTTTTAGTTGAGAAATTTCCAAACATAAAAAATAAGATTTGCTATACTATTGATGAAGTTGATAAAATTGCAAATCATATCAATAATTTAGTTCTAGAAAAAATTGCTCCCATAAAAGGACTCGTTTTAGTTGGTGGGAAAAGCACAAGAATGGGAAAAGATAAATCTGAATTGAATTATTTTGGAAAACCTCAAAAAGAACACGCTAAAGAATTATTAGAAAATAATAATTTTGAAACTTATTATTCTGTTCAAACTGAATTTTCTGTCATTTCGAGCGAAGTCGAGAAATCTCAAAACGAAATTCCAGATGTTTTTCTAAATCTTGGCCCTTTTGGTGGAATTTGTTCTGCATTTCAGAAAGACCCAAATTCAGCTTGGTTGGTTTTAGCAACAGATGTACCATTTGTAAATGATGAAGTAATTCAGCAATTATTAAAACATAGAAATCCGAGTAAAGTTGCTACAGCAATTAAAGGAAAAAGCAAGGAGTTTGTAGAGCCTTTAATTACTATTTACGAACCAAAAGCATATTCAATTTTATTACAATATTTAGCACAAGGATATTCTTGTCCACGTAAAATGTTAATTAATTCTGATGTAGAAATCGTAGAAATTGATGATTCTTTTATTAGAAATGTAAATACTCCTGAAGATTTTGAAAGTGCTAAAAGGGGGATAAAAAACTAA
- the moaC gene encoding cyclic pyranopterin monophosphate synthase MoaC has protein sequence MSDFTHINKKGNPKMVNVSDKKITKRTAIAKATMFLGKEVISNFSNDELTTKKGPVFQTAIIAGIQGVKKTSELIPMCHPLLINGVDIDIKIIDSENIEVLCEVTIEGKTGVEMEALTGANISCLTIYDMCKSISQKMVIKEVLLVEKTGGKSDIKNG, from the coding sequence ATGAGTGATTTCACACACATAAACAAAAAAGGAAATCCTAAAATGGTAAATGTTTCTGATAAGAAAATTACCAAAAGAACAGCAATTGCAAAAGCAACAATGTTTTTAGGAAAAGAAGTGATTTCTAATTTTTCAAATGATGAATTAACTACCAAAAAAGGCCCCGTTTTTCAAACAGCGATTATTGCAGGAATTCAAGGTGTTAAAAAAACATCAGAATTAATACCAATGTGTCATCCATTATTAATTAATGGTGTAGATATTGATATTAAAATTATCGATTCAGAAAATATAGAAGTGCTTTGTGAAGTTACTATCGAAGGAAAAACTGGTGTTGAAATGGAAGCATTAACTGGCGCAAATATTAGTTGTTTAACAATTTATGATATGTGTAAAAGCATCAGTCAAAAAATGGTGATTAAAGAAGTATTGTTGGTAGAAAAAACTGGAGGAAAATCGGATATTAAAAATGGCTAA